One window of the Bacteroidota bacterium genome contains the following:
- a CDS encoding YdeI/OmpD-associated family protein: MPKNKKIDDYIARSQPFAQPILNHLRKLVHAACPDVEEKIKWSFACFDYKDSILCTLASFKQHCSFGFWKAPIMSDSHKIFKSVGETSMGHLGRITSLKDLPSDKILIQYIKEAVKLTDEGVKLPSRPKAIVNKEPELPAYFKKVLNKNKRAVKVFKEFSPSKRREYIEWITEAKTEDTRNRRLSISVKWISEGKTRNWKYIKK, from the coding sequence ATGCCAAAAAACAAAAAGATCGACGACTACATTGCAAGATCGCAACCTTTTGCCCAACCTATACTTAACCACCTTCGCAAACTTGTTCATGCGGCTTGCCCGGATGTAGAAGAAAAAATAAAGTGGAGCTTCGCTTGTTTTGATTACAAGGACTCCATCTTATGCACGTTGGCTTCATTCAAACAACACTGCTCATTTGGTTTCTGGAAGGCACCGATCATGTCCGACTCTCATAAAATTTTTAAAAGTGTTGGTGAAACTTCAATGGGACATCTGGGAAGAATAACAAGCCTGAAAGATCTTCCTTCGGATAAAATACTCATTCAATACATAAAAGAAGCCGTTAAACTAACGGATGAAGGGGTAAAATTACCATCACGACCGAAAGCCATAGTAAATAAAGAACCGGAGCTCCCCGCCTATTTTAAAAAGGTGTTGAATAAAAATAAAAGGGCGGTGAAAGTGTTTAAAGAATTCAGCCCTTCCAAAAGAAGGGAATATATTGAATGGATAACTGAAGCAAAGACCGAAGATACCCGCAACCGACGACTTTCCATCTCTGTCAAATGGATATCAGAGGGAAAAACAAGGAACTGGAAGTATATAAAAAAGTAG
- a CDS encoding B12-binding domain-containing radical SAM protein codes for MKILITHSYFLQFDPKQKELGQPYPPVGTLYAAAMLSENNYEVSFFDTMFSQSAGEIIAAFEKKQPDIFVIYDDGFNYLTKMCLSNMREAAFQMVKLAKQKNCIVIVSSSDSSDNCEQYLKNGADYIIIGEAEQTLLELTDSLKNKTRSIENIGGLVYYNNNVLFKTAKRDVMRNLDSLPVPAWNLINMEPYKQTWLNKYGYFSLNMATTRGCPYKCNWCAKPIYGNRYNTRSPQNVIHELLLLKDKFKFDHIWFCDDIFGLKPTWVEEFSKLVKQHNLKLRYKIQSRADLLVQENYVKYLAESGCDSVWVGAESGSQKILDAMEKGITVEQIYKAVNLLKHYGIKPSLFLQFGYLGETKEDIELTIKMVNDLLPEDIGVSVSYPLPGTKFYEKVKEELKEKSNWTDSDELVLMFKNTYSPAFYRQLHRYVHKNYRKHQGYESLKRLFTQPAKTNFKTLKRAASVFYYIPTAIVEKNKLKISKNS; via the coding sequence ATGAAAATACTAATTACACACTCCTATTTTTTACAATTCGACCCTAAACAAAAAGAGCTAGGCCAGCCCTACCCGCCTGTCGGCACTTTATATGCTGCCGCAATGCTTTCTGAGAATAATTATGAAGTGAGTTTTTTTGACACCATGTTCTCTCAATCGGCAGGTGAAATTATAGCCGCTTTTGAAAAAAAGCAACCGGATATTTTTGTGATCTACGACGATGGCTTCAACTACCTCACTAAAATGTGCCTGAGCAATATGCGTGAGGCGGCTTTTCAAATGGTGAAACTGGCTAAACAGAAAAACTGCATTGTTATAGTTTCAAGCTCCGACTCAAGCGACAATTGCGAACAGTATTTAAAAAATGGGGCGGATTATATCATCATCGGGGAAGCTGAACAAACGCTACTTGAACTTACAGACAGTTTAAAAAACAAAACAAGGAGCATTGAAAATATCGGGGGTCTTGTATATTACAACAACAATGTGTTGTTCAAAACTGCCAAACGCGATGTTATGCGTAACCTGGATAGTCTCCCGGTGCCCGCATGGAACCTTATCAATATGGAACCATACAAGCAAACATGGTTAAACAAATACGGATATTTTTCACTGAACATGGCGACAACAAGGGGATGTCCATACAAATGCAATTGGTGCGCCAAACCTATTTACGGTAATCGTTATAACACGCGAAGTCCGCAAAATGTAATACATGAACTTTTGCTTTTAAAAGATAAATTCAAATTCGATCATATTTGGTTCTGCGATGATATTTTTGGTCTAAAACCGACGTGGGTTGAAGAATTCAGCAAACTGGTGAAACAACATAATTTAAAGCTCAGGTACAAAATACAATCGCGGGCCGACCTCCTGGTTCAGGAGAATTACGTAAAATATTTAGCCGAATCAGGCTGTGATAGTGTATGGGTAGGTGCCGAAAGCGGCTCCCAAAAAATACTGGATGCCATGGAGAAAGGCATCACCGTTGAGCAGATCTATAAAGCAGTAAACCTGTTAAAACATTATGGCATTAAGCCGTCTTTATTTCTGCAGTTCGGTTATTTAGGCGAAACAAAAGAAGATATTGAGCTAACAATAAAAATGGTGAACGATCTCTTACCTGAAGATATCGGGGTTTCTGTATCCTATCCTTTACCAGGCACAAAATTTTATGAAAAGGTGAAAGAAGAACTGAAAGAAAAGAGTAATTGGACCGACTCCGATGAACTCGTGCTTATGTTCAAAAACACTTATTCACCGGCATTTTACAGACAGCTTCACAGGTATGTGCATAAAAATTACCGCAAACACCAGGGTTACGAAAGCCTGAAACGATTATTTACCCAACCTGCTAAAACAAATTTTAAAACATTGAAAAGGGCTGCTTCTGTTTTCTATTATATACCAACAGCGATAGTTGAAAAAAACAAATTGAAAATATCAAAAAACAGTTGA
- a CDS encoding nucleotidyltransferase domain-containing protein: MEVLEPNTIPAARALTEKQSAIIKTLLYFSIFRYPLTVKEIYENCQHQKITLSETETELSKLVQSGYVSQTGQFYYVNNDVSAVDRRIKGNKLAEKYLLKARRYTKLISRFPFVEAVFLSGSLSKGYVDEEGDIDYFIITKPGRLWLCRTLLVTFKKVFLLNSHKYFCVNYFIDSKNLEVPDKNIFTATELVFARPMYNKNLCSDFFEANQWKDNFYPNKPVTNLSTVPLVSDNLLKKINESLFKGSLGEKLDQWCFKFTLAYWKKKFSDFDESTFDLNVRSRKNVSKHHPNGFQQKVLKAHEESIKAFNMKNNIGLVK; the protein is encoded by the coding sequence TTGGAAGTTCTTGAACCAAATACCATACCCGCTGCCAGAGCCTTAACTGAAAAGCAAAGTGCGATAATTAAAACGCTTCTTTATTTCAGCATCTTCAGGTATCCGCTTACCGTTAAAGAAATTTACGAAAATTGCCAGCATCAAAAAATCACGTTATCTGAAACTGAAACGGAACTCAGCAAACTTGTTCAGTCAGGATATGTTTCACAAACAGGACAATTCTATTATGTCAATAATGATGTTTCTGCGGTCGACAGAAGGATAAAAGGCAATAAACTTGCCGAAAAATATTTACTTAAAGCCCGGCGATATACTAAACTCATTTCCCGCTTTCCTTTTGTTGAAGCAGTGTTTCTTTCAGGTTCCCTGTCAAAAGGTTATGTAGATGAAGAGGGGGACATTGATTACTTCATTATTACCAAACCCGGCCGGCTGTGGTTATGCAGAACGTTACTTGTAACCTTTAAGAAAGTATTCCTGCTTAATTCACATAAATATTTCTGTGTAAACTATTTTATTGATTCAAAGAACCTGGAAGTGCCGGATAAAAATATTTTTACGGCGACCGAACTCGTGTTCGCCAGGCCTATGTACAATAAAAATTTATGCTCGGATTTTTTTGAAGCGAATCAATGGAAAGATAATTTCTATCCAAATAAACCTGTTACAAACCTGAGCACAGTACCGCTGGTCAGCGATAATTTATTAAAAAAAATAAACGAGAGCCTGTTTAAAGGCTCGCTGGGCGAAAAGCTTGACCAATGGTGCTTTAAATTCACCCTCGCTTACTGGAAAAAAAAATTCAGTGATTTCGATGAGTCCACATTTGATCTCAATGTCCGGTCGAGAAAAAACGTTTCAAAGCATCATCCAAACGGGTTTCAACAAAAAGTGTTAAAGGCCCATGAAGAATCGATCAAAGCTTTTAATATGAAAAACAATATCGGGCTGGTTAAATGA
- a CDS encoding glycosyltransferase family 2 protein: MITVSAVIPTYNRPESLIRTIRSLAQQNKLPDEVIVIDASQSPTNEDLLKEQFPLLKIKCIKTAPSVCAQRNIGIREASGSFILLCDDDIELREDYILRISEFIKNSEKVSVVSGLVLEKNKDNNWVHEYPVNSVSKLFWKFIFQQTIWYEIKNIKTSFLNRLIYLPILAFYLKRKNTFTLAGWPLITHFGSPVFKTAFYGLGAGMIKKEWLIANPFDETLDKNGIGENYGMALGFPEFPAIHVLTTTSALHHKINKGRLPQHEAYFKRVLALNYFMSKSKTFNLVNKIFLIWSLIGSLIVFTFKRKMAYARVTRKLILNIIRDRSHKTG; encoded by the coding sequence ATGATAACTGTAAGCGCTGTAATACCAACATACAACCGACCGGAAAGCCTTATCCGGACGATAAGATCATTGGCTCAGCAAAACAAACTGCCGGATGAAGTTATAGTTATTGATGCAAGTCAGAGTCCAACCAACGAGGATTTATTGAAAGAACAGTTCCCGCTTTTAAAAATAAAATGTATTAAAACCGCTCCTTCCGTATGTGCCCAGAGAAACATTGGCATACGCGAGGCAAGCGGATCTTTTATTTTGCTGTGTGACGATGATATTGAATTACGGGAAGATTATATTCTCAGGATATCAGAATTCATTAAAAATTCCGAGAAGGTTTCCGTTGTAAGCGGATTAGTACTTGAAAAAAATAAGGATAACAACTGGGTGCATGAATACCCCGTAAATTCAGTGAGCAAATTATTCTGGAAATTTATTTTCCAGCAAACAATTTGGTACGAAATAAAAAATATAAAAACATCCTTCTTAAACAGATTAATTTACTTACCTATCCTTGCCTTTTATTTGAAAAGAAAAAACACATTTACGCTTGCCGGCTGGCCCTTAATAACACATTTCGGATCTCCTGTATTTAAAACCGCGTTTTATGGTTTAGGAGCCGGGATGATCAAAAAAGAATGGCTTATTGCAAATCCATTTGATGAAACCTTAGATAAGAATGGAATAGGTGAAAATTATGGCATGGCGCTTGGTTTTCCTGAATTCCCTGCAATACATGTGCTGACGACCACCTCTGCTTTACATCATAAAATAAATAAAGGAAGACTACCTCAACACGAGGCTTATTTTAAAAGAGTTTTGGCATTGAACTATTTCATGTCAAAAAGTAAAACATTCAATCTCGTAAATAAGATATTTCTTATTTGGTCTTTAATTGGCAGCTTAATAGTATTTACCTTTAAAAGAAAAATGGCTTATGCGCGAGTGACCCGAAAACTGATCCTGAACATTATCAGAGACCGATCACATAAAACCGGTTGA
- a CDS encoding methyltransferase has product MIRKSVKLILNYTYRPLLVLYLKWERKYYNDGIRLVVLPGVFHPGLFHSTTFMLEILKTRTLKDKNILELGAGTGMLSVYCVKKGANVTASDISWKAIVNLDRARTGLVLRKKHGIFFATVQTVTPLYG; this is encoded by the coding sequence ATGATCCGGAAATCAGTTAAACTCATTCTAAACTATACATACAGGCCTCTCCTGGTCCTGTATCTGAAGTGGGAACGCAAGTACTACAATGATGGCATTCGCCTTGTTGTTCTGCCTGGCGTATTCCATCCCGGGCTTTTCCATAGTACAACGTTTATGCTCGAAATTCTAAAAACCCGGACCCTGAAAGATAAAAATATACTTGAATTGGGGGCGGGAACCGGCATGTTATCCGTGTATTGTGTAAAGAAAGGAGCGAATGTGACAGCCTCCGATATAAGCTGGAAAGCGATCGTCAATCTCGATAGAGCCCGAACGGGCCTGGTATTGCGGAAAAAACATGGAATATTTTTCGCGACTGTTCAAACAGTTACCCCTCTTTATGGATGA